In one window of Solanum pennellii chromosome 2, SPENNV200 DNA:
- the LOC107010363 gene encoding uncharacterized protein LOC107010363 yields MFRAMSTRRDYRGYGVLNKGEEDEEACAPILGKPKLSRNRTAPASAAAKFFSSSSKKVTSEDNFRASAQLKEASKVHPIFSLFETKRKKKATARPEFSRYIQYLREGGFGDVLQTTT; encoded by the coding sequence ATGTTTAGAGCAATGAGTACGCGAAGGGACTATAGAGGATACGGAGTATTGAATAAGGGAGAGGAAGATGAGGAGGCTTGTGCTCCAATATTGGGAAAGCCTAAATTGAGCAGAAACAGAACAGCTCCTGCTTCTGCTGCTGCTAAATTCTTTAGCTCTTCATCGAAGAAGGTCACATCGGAGGACAATTTTCGTGCAAGTGCTCAGCTAAAAGAAGCGAGCAAGGTTCACCCGATATTTAGTTTATTTGAAacgaagaggaagaagaaggcAACTGCTAGGCCTGAATTCTCAAGGTACATTCAGTATCTTAGAGAGGGAGGTTTTGGTGATGTATTGCAGACGACTACTTAA
- the LOC107011811 gene encoding mannan endo-1,4-beta-mannosidase 7-like yields the protein MLLFCELHWHSKIHNIEKIKIEMKKHFAYAFVLIFLLQQVCLFVQVEAGDGFIRTRGIHFMLNGDPFYANGFNAYWLMYIAADPSQRSKVTDAFREASSHGLTVARTWAFSDGGYRPLQYAPGSYNEDMFKGLDFVISEARRYGIKVILSFANNYESFGGKKQYVNWARSHGQYVNSDDDFFKNSVVKGYYKNHIMTVLNRYNRFSGVVYKNDPTIMAWELMNEPRSTSDHSGRTIQAWATEMASYVKSIDKNHLLEVGLEGFYGQTTPQRRNLNPNFDIGTDFIANNRIPGIDFATVHAYPDQWVTNSNDQGQLSFLNNWLDSHIQDAQYILRKPLLITEFGKSSKDSGFSSYQRDLLYNTVYYKIYSSAKRGGAAAGGLFWQLLSEGMNSFRDGYEIILSQNPSTANLIAQQSHKLYQIRKIFARMRNIQRWKRAKAARRSDWTNRNKGKRIGN from the exons ATGCTTTTATTCTGTGAACTTCATTGGCATTCCAAAATCCACaatattgaaaaaatcaaaatagaaaTGAAGAAGCATTTCGCTTACGCATTTGTTCTAATTTTCTTGTTGCAGCAAGTATGTTTATTCGTTCAAGTTGAAGCAGGGGATGGGTTCATTAGGACCAGAGGAATACATTTCATGTTGAATGGTGACCCTTTTTATGCTAATGGATTTAATGCCTACTGGTTAATGTATATTGCTGCTGACCCATCTCAAAGATCTAAAGTAACAGATGCATTTAGAGAAGCTTCGAGCCATGGACTCACTGTTGCTAGAACTTGGGCTTTTAGTGATGGTGGATACAGGCCATTACAATATGCTCCTGGATCTTACAATGAGGACATGTTTAAG GGTTTGGATTTTGTGATATCTGAAGCAAGAAGGTATGGGATTAAGGTTATATTAAGCTTTGCAAACAATTACGAGAGCTTTGGGGGAAAGAAACAGTATGTGAATTGGGCTAGAAGTCATGGACAGTACGTCAATTCAGATGATGATTTCTTCAAAAACTCAGTTGTTAAGGGCTATTACAAGAATCATATTATG ACTGTATTGAACAGATACAACAGATTCAGTGGAGTTGTTTACAAGAATGATCCTACAATCATGGCGTGGGAACTTATGAATGAACCTAGATCCACATCAGATCATTCAGGAAGAACCATTCAG GCATGGGCAACAGAGATGGCATCTTATGTTAAGTCCATTGACAAAAACCATTTGTTAGAAGTTGGCTTAGAAGGATTCTACGGACAAACAACTCCTCAGAGGAGAAATCTGAATCCTAATTTTGACATAGGAACTGATTTCATCGCCAACAACCGCATCCCTGGCATTGATTTTGCCACTGTTCATGCCTATCCTGATCAATG GGTAACAAACTCAAATGATCAAGGCCAACTATCATTTCTGAACAATTGGCTAGACTCCCACATTCAAGATGCTCAATATATTCTCCGTAAGCCATTGCTGATCACAGAGTTTGGAAAATCTTCGAAAGATTCAGGTTTCAGCTCCTACCAAAGGGACCTTCTTTACAATACAGTCTACTACAAGATATATTCATCAGCTAAGCGCGGGGGAGCAGCAGCAGGGGGACTCTTCTGGCAACTTTTAAGTGAAGGAATGAACTCATTTCGAGATGGATATGAGATTATCTTAAGCCAGAACCCTTCAACTGCAAATTTGATTGCTCAACAATCTCATAAGCTGTACCAGATTCGGAAAATATTTGCAAGAATGAGAAACATTCAGAGGTGGAAGAGAGCAAAGGCTGCTAGAAGGAGTGATTGGACAAATAGGAATAAAGGAAAGCGAATCGGAAACTAA
- the LOC107008669 gene encoding uncharacterized protein LOC107008669, whose translation MPTYTAIAMDRLIESGGSKSMTTSKSIYESKFERKNNVPNSSFDRSKNGSSSKLERKIIQTNVKMDDSNGKPLIIGDRKDHWTQISPALYTIPKPTPLPDSPSFPDSPSSFPPSPYIINHKRRGPRLSQSFTEDDFGTQQEALGGEKMDEKLRETKKDLPSTSLDDPSISREAVNCAEEDNLLFATDNLGKGGEVTDLCDGELLHRDMHNGLSGQNGTMKSVAFNLRRGGEADDFFDPQESLSVRSFGESESNGGFQRCLSSMTPMGEFYDAWEELSSENGPQLPTNDFENELREIRLSLLTEIEKRKQVEEVLSNMQTQWQTIRERLSLVGLNFPPNPVAGEELDNEQPDDQVEDLCQQVHILRVVSESIGKGIAKAEMETEIETQIESKNFEIARLWDRLNYYEAVNREMSQRNQEAIETARRLRQIRKRRQKKLIWGSIAATITIGSAVLAWSYFFTGRESSSLDQSHSREGDSASEL comes from the exons ATGCCGACATATACAGCAATAGCTATGGATAGATTAATAGAATCCGGGGGCTCGAAATCCATGACAACTTCCAAGAGCATTTATGAATCGAAGTTTGAGAGGAAGAACAACGTTCctaattcaagttttgatagaAGCAAGAATGGTTCTAGTTCAAAACTAGAAAGGAAAATCATCCAGACTAATGTAAAGATGGATGATAGCAATGGTAAGCCCTTGATAATAGGAGATAGAAAAGATCACTGGACTCAAATATCTCCTGCACTATACACAATTCCCAAGCCAACACCACTTCCAGATTCTCCTTCGTTTCCAGATTCTCCTTCGTCATTTCCTCCGTCGCCCTACATAATTAATCACAAGCGCCGAGGTCCTCGCCTTTCACAAAGTTTCACCGAAGATGATTTTGGCACTCAACAAGAAGCTCTTGGTGGAGAGAAGATGGATGAGAAATTAAGAGAGACGAAGAAAGACCTCCCCAGTACATCTCTTGATGACCCTTCCATTTCCAGGGAGGCAGTTAATTGTGCGGAAGAGGATAATTTGCTATTCGCTACGGATAACCTGGGTAAGGGTGGTGAAGTGACTGACCTCTGTGATGGAGAGCTTCTTCACCGAGATATGCATAATGGTTTATCTGGGCAAAATGGTACAATGAAGTCTGTGGCATTCAATTTGCGGAGAGGGGGTGAAGCTGATGATTTCTTCGACCCACAGGAATCTCTGAGTGTCAGAAGTTTTGGTGAGAGTGAGAGTAATGGTGGATTCCAGCGCTGTTTAAGTTCCATGACCCCAATGGGAGAATTTTATGATGCTTGGGAAG AACTATCTTCAGAGAATGGGCCACAGTTACCTacaaatgattttgaaaatgagCTACGAGAAATAAGATTGAGCTTATTAACGGAAATTGAAAAGCGAAAGCAAGTAGAAGAAGTTCTAAGTAATATGCAAACTCAGTGGCAGACGATTCGTGAACGATTATCTCTCGTGGGATTGAACTTCCCTCCTAATCCTGTTGCTGGAGAGGAATTGGACAATGAACAGCCAGATGATCAGGTGGAAGATTTGTGTCAACAAGTCCACATCCTTCGGGTCGTATCAGAGTCCATTGGTAAGGGAATAGCAAAGGCTGAGATGGAGACAGAAATTGAGACTCAAATTGAGTCAAAGAACTTTGAGATAGCTCGACTATGGGACAGGTTGAATTATTATGAAGCTGTGAATCGAGAGATGTCACAGAGGAACCAGGAAGCTATAG AGACAGCACGTCGTCTTAGGCAAATAAGGAAGAGAAGGCAGAAGAAATTGATATGGGGTTCAATTGCTGCTACAATTACTATAGGCTCTGCTGTCTTAGCCTGGTCTTACTTTTTTACTGGAAGAGAATCATCTTCTTTGGATCAATCTCATAGTCGTGAGGGAGACTCTGCATCAGAACTATGA
- the LOC107010492 gene encoding uncharacterized protein LOC107010492, translating to MFRALSTRRDYRGYDELIKEEAPSTPLVDPKLNRNRSVSAAYKFFSSSRKEQNSPMSPQVNKEAKKASKIHPIFSLFETKKKKKATARPEFSRYIQYVREGGFGDVLQTSSVPPTSPRP from the coding sequence ATGTTTAGAGCACTGAGCACACGAAGAGATTATAGGGGATATGATGAATTGATTAAAGAGGAGGCACCATCCACTCCACTAGTAGATCCAAAATTGAACCGAAACAGAAGCGTTTCAGCAgcttataaattttttagttCATCCAGGAAGGAGCAAAATTCTCCGATGAGTCCTCAAGTGAATAAGGAAGCGAAAAAAGCGAGCAAAATTCACCCGATATTCAGTCTATTCgaaacgaagaagaagaagaaggcaacTGCTAGGCCCGAATTCTCCAGATACATTCAGTATGTTAGAGAGGGGGGTTTTGGTGATGTGTTGCAGACTTCTTCAGTTCCTCCAACTTCACCACGGCCGTGA